A region from the Hylaeus volcanicus isolate JK05 chromosome 6, UHH_iyHylVolc1.0_haploid, whole genome shotgun sequence genome encodes:
- the LOC128878662 gene encoding mRNA-decapping enzyme 1A → MTDLTELRMNVAALKRVDPYVKDILETATHVALYTFNADNNEWEKTDIEGALFVYSRNGEPYNSVLIMNRLNTNNLVEPVTQGLDLQLQEPFLLYRNSRCNIYGIWFYDKEECVRIGAMLNKLVKESEENRKACNKPAVSVKKNSGPNVNNIDIFSMLSKAQKDFNTNRTSSGSGGSTREGLDSKSPLVTSINEKLSGPLTAPLGPDVTSQSVMDFFAKAKVNTGHFKAGDQPTPGGTVVNESKPLLARLMSHPAAHTVEHIEKQHRSVTPQPTTQQHSQSTPTAIMTSNNASSASASNRPKRRSKIASQQDSIILTPVSMSQDGPSLTNQNTMDTNGTTGFHRIQSPTSNSTNHQASDIIGSSNSNPLASLFAHASATTASDEIITAPTLSGRGSAPALIPPVMFAAPSPPEPLARPLEPLTRNQLLQAFNYLLRSDPDFIHKLHEAYVKSFGEILS, encoded by the exons ATGACGGATCTAACGGAGTTACGAATGAACGTGGCCGCTCTGAAGCGCGTAGATCCTTACGTGAAAGATATTCTGGAAACTGCGACACACGTAGCGCTGTACACTTTTAACGCGGATAACAACGAGTGGGAAAAAACCGATATCGAGGGTGCTTTATTCGTCTACTCGCGAAATGGCGAGCCATACAACAGTGTTCTTATCATGAATAG attAAATACAAACAACCTAGTGGAACCAGTTACACAAGGTTTAGACTTACAACTTCAGGAACCCTTCTTGCTCTATAGAAATTCCAGATGCAATATCTATGGCATTTGGTTTTATGATAAAGAAGAGTGTGTACGCATCGGTGCAATGTTGAACAAACTTGTTAAAGAGTCAGAAGAAAACCGCAAAGCATGTAACAAACCAGCAGTCagtgttaagaaaaattctggACCTAATGTAAACAACATAGATATATTCAGTATGCTCAGTAAAGCCCAAAAAGATTTTAATACTAATAGAACTAGCAGTGGCAGCGGAGGAAGTACCAGGGAAGGGCTTGATTCCAAGTCCCCTCTGGTTACTTCTATAAATGAAAAGCTGTCTGGACCTCTAACTGCTCCACTAGGTCCAGATGTTACTTCACAGAGTGTAATGGACTTTTTTGCAAAAGCTAAa gtTAATACTGGACATTTTAAAGCTGGAGATCAGCCCACACCAGGTGGTACTGTTGTAAATGAAAGCAAACCTTTACTTGCACGTTTAATGTCCCATCCAGCGGCCCATACGGTGGAACATATTGAAAAGCAACATAGATCTGTAACTCCTCAACCAACTACACAACAGCATTCTCAATCAACTCCAACTGCTATAATGACATCGAATAACGCGAGTAGCGCTTCAGCTTCGAACAGACCTAAGCGGCGGAGCAAGATAGCTTCTCAGCAAGATTCAATAATATTGACACCCGTGTCTATGAGCCAGGATGGTCCATCTTTGACCAATCAAAATACTATGGATACAAATGGTACAACAGGATTTCATAGGATACAGTCCCCAACATCTAATTCAACGAATCATCAGGCCTCGGATATTATTGGCTCTAGCAATTCAAATCCTCTTGCATCTTTATTTGCTCATGCATCTGCGACAACG GCATCTGATGAAATTATCACGGCACCTACTTTATCGGGAAGAGGATCAGCACCAGCGTTAATACCTCCTGTGATGTTCGCTGCACCTAGTCCACCAGAACCCCTGGCGAGACCGTTGGAACCATTGACAAGGAATCAGCTTCTTCAAGCTTTCAACTATCTACTGAGGAGTGATCCAGATTTTATCCACAAACTTCACGAAGCTTACGTCAAATCATTCGGTGAAATTCTGTCCTAA